From Nicotiana tabacum cultivar K326 chromosome 22, ASM71507v2, whole genome shotgun sequence, one genomic window encodes:
- the LOC107775765 gene encoding HIPL1 protein-like, with product MGRSPFIIFIIFFNLLCPFSLPLCTDSRAPLQQKSPLTFCPYNGTSSCCNSTDDKQLQTQFNAMNITDPGCASLVKSVLCAKCDKFSAELFRTNSVPQQLPILCNSTTSANSTQNSQAKNDFCSKVWTTCRNVSIISSPFAASVKSNFTKLTDHWQSQTDFCNAFGVTSGDGSVCFAGEPVVLNTTTSPNPPGGLCLEKIGNGSYLNMVAHPDGSSRAFFSNQQGKIWLATIPEVDSGKLLELDEANPFLDLTDEVHFDTELGMMGIAFHPKFSQNGRFFASFNCDKQAWPGCGGRCSCNSNVDCDPSKLPSDSGSEPCQYQAVIAEFTVSGTASQPSQAKTANPKEVRRIFTMGLPFTAHHGGQILFGPTDGYLYFMMGDGGGIGDPYNFSQNKKSLLGKIIRLDVDSSPSEAEMTKLGLWGNYSIPKDNPYIEDKELQPEIWALGMRNPWRCSFDSSRPSYFMCADVGQDKFEEVNIISKGGNYGWRVYEGPYLYTPQKLPGGKNTSISSINPIFPVMGYNHSDVNKNGGSASITGGYFYRSFTDPCMHGRYIFADLYAGSMWAGTENPEDSGIFNNTQISFNCAQKSPIDCTFVPGSSVPSLGYIFSYGEDNNKDMYVLASSGVYRVVRPSRCKYTCAKEDSSAVVDIPDGPAAASPPSAAIMLTGSYNNNLVLIFLSLMLMLSSWF from the exons ATGGGAAGGAGTCCTTTCATCatattcatcatttttttcaATCTTCTTTGTCCTTTTTCACTTCCCTTGTGTACTGATTCAA GGGCTCCTCTTCAGCAAAAGTCTCCTCTAACATTCTGTCCTTACAATGGAACCTCCTCATGTTGCAACTCCACTGATGATAAACAACTTCAGACTCAATTTAATGCTATGAACATTACTGATCCTGGATGTGCTTCTCTTGTAAAATCTGTCCTCTGTGCG AAGTGTGATAAATTTTCAGCAGAGCTGTTCAGAACTAATTCTGTTCCTCAACAACTTCCGATCCTATGCAACTCCACAACTTCAGCAAATTCAACCCAAAATAGCCAAGCTAAGAATGACTTTTGCTCTAAAGTATGGACAACTTGTCGAAATGTGTCTATCATTAGTTCTCCTTTTGCTGCTTCTGTCAAGTCCAATTTCACCAAGTTGACAGATCACTGGCAATCACAAACCGATTTCTGTAATGCATTTGGTGTAACTTCTGGTGATGGATCAGTATGCTTTGCTGGCGAACCTGTCGTCTTAAATACAACCACATCTCCAAATCCTCCAGGCGGATTGTGCCTCGAGAAAATTGGAAATGGTAGTTACCTCAATATGGTTGCTCATCCCGATGGCTCTAGTCGTGCTTTCTTCTCGAATCAGCAAGGGAAAATATGGTTGGCTACCATTCCTGAAGTCGATTCAGGAAAGTTATTAGAGCTTGATGAAGCTAATCCTTTCCTGGACTTAACAGATGAAGTTCATTTTGATACTGAGCTAGGGATGATGGGGATTGCATTTCATCCAAAGTTCTCACAAAATGGAAGATTCTTTGCTTCGTTTAATTGCGATAAGCAAGCATGGCCTGGATGCGGAGGAAGATGTTCTTGTAACTCAAATGTGGATTGTGATCCATCAAAATTACCTAGTGATAGTGGTTCTGAGCCGTGCCAATATCAAGCTGTGATAGCTGAATTTACTGTTAGTGGGACAGCATCTCAGCCATCACAG GCAAAAACTGCCAATCCAAAAGAAGTCAGAAGGATATTCACCATGGGCCTTCCGTTTACAGCACATCACGGAGGTCAGATTCTTTTTGGACCGACAGATGGATATTTGTACTTCATGATGGGTGATGGAGGAGGTATAGGTGATccttacaatttttcccaaaacaAGAAGTCATTACTGGGAAAGATAATAAGGCTTGATGTTGATAGCTCACCTA GTGAAGCTGAGATGACCAAGCTCGGTTTATGGGGAAACTACTCCATACCAAAGGATAATCCTTACATTGAAGATAAGGAGTTGCAGCCTGAAATTTGGGCACTAGGAATGCGAAATCCGTGGCGCTGCAGTTTTGATTCTTCAAGACCATCTTACTTCATGTGTGCAGATGTAGGGCAG GATAAATTTGAAGAGGTGAATATAATCAGCaagggtggtaactatggttggCGAGTCTACGAGGGTCCCTATCTCTACACCCCTCAAAAATTACCAGGAGGAAAAAATACATCTATAAGCTCAATAAACCCAATTTTCCCAGTTATGGGATACAATCATTCTGATGTGAATAAGAATGGAGGGTCAGCCTCAATTACTGGTGGATACTTCTATAGGTCCTTCACTGATCCCTGCATGCATGGAAG GTATATTTTTGCAGATCTGTATGCAGGTTCCATGTGGGCAGGCACTGAAAATCCAGAGGACAGTGGAATATTTAACAACACTCAAATATCTTTCAACTGTGCTCAGAAATCACCAATAGATTGTACCTTTGTTCCTGGAAGCTCAGTTCCATCTTTGGGCTACATTTTTTCATATGGAGAGGATAACAACAAGGATATGTATGTCCTTGCAAGTAGTGGAGTTTACAGGGTTGTTCGTCCGAGTCGCTGTAAATACACTTGTGCAAAGGAAGATTCTTCTGCTGTTGTTGATATCCCAGATGGTCCTGCTGCTGCTTCCCCTCCTTCAGCAGCAATCATGTTAACAGGTTCATACAATAATAACTTGGTACTCATATTCTTGTCTTTAATGTTGATGCTATCCAGTTGGTTTTAG